Proteins encoded within one genomic window of Brachybacterium muris:
- a CDS encoding type II secretion system F family protein, with product MTDGAFLGLIAGLGLLAIWWSMWEQDEQQRRPGPLVNVMDRLRDDLVVVGLGTVPPVAVPALSIGLGLVVAAALWAPSGAVIPALALGAVVSVLPVVLLRSAARRRTTALREVWPEAVDHLASAVRAGLSLPEALVQLGRKGPEELQPAFVEFGRDYQASGDFASSLDRLKVRLADPVGDRIVEALRITRDVGGTDLGVLLRTLSTFLREDARTRAELEARQSWTVNAARLALAAPWIVLALMSTRPQAAQAYDTPAGLVMIVAGGAVSVVAYRVMLMIARLPQDERVLR from the coding sequence ATGACGGACGGAGCGTTCCTGGGGCTCATCGCGGGGCTGGGTCTGTTGGCGATCTGGTGGTCGATGTGGGAGCAGGACGAACAGCAGCGCCGCCCCGGCCCGCTGGTCAACGTCATGGATCGGCTGCGGGACGACCTGGTCGTGGTGGGTCTTGGAACAGTTCCCCCGGTTGCGGTGCCCGCACTGAGCATCGGACTGGGGCTGGTGGTGGCAGCAGCATTATGGGCGCCCTCCGGTGCTGTGATCCCGGCGCTCGCTCTAGGGGCGGTGGTGAGCGTCCTGCCCGTGGTGCTGCTGCGTTCTGCTGCTCGTCGCCGTACCACCGCTCTGCGTGAGGTGTGGCCCGAGGCTGTCGACCACCTCGCCTCTGCCGTGCGAGCCGGTCTCTCGCTGCCCGAGGCCCTGGTGCAGCTGGGACGTAAGGGCCCTGAGGAACTCCAGCCCGCATTCGTCGAGTTCGGGAGGGACTACCAGGCCAGTGGTGACTTCGCCAGTAGTCTGGATCGGCTCAAGGTGCGCCTGGCCGACCCGGTGGGGGACCGGATCGTGGAGGCACTGCGCATCACCCGGGACGTCGGCGGGACGGACCTGGGCGTGCTGCTGCGAACGCTCTCGACCTTCCTCCGGGAGGACGCGCGTACCCGCGCCGAGTTGGAGGCTCGGCAGTCCTGGACGGTCAACGCAGCCCGCCTCGCCCTGGCCGCTCCGTGGATCGTGCTGGCGCTGATGTCGACCCGGCCCCAGGCAGCTCAGGCGTACGACACCCCGGCCGGTCTCGTGATGATCGTGGCCGGGGGCGCGGTGTCCGTGGTCGCCTATCGCGTGATGCTGATGATCGCGAGGCTCCCGCAGGACGAGCGGGTGCTGCGATGA
- a CDS encoding CpaF family protein yields MDAATILESESRELIRRRGLDVHGDQLEPLIREVAADYDRRASSGSVPVVRDLDPLIAEVAARIGGFGPLQEMLDDPTVEEIWLNSPSQVFVARNGRSELTPLVLTDDEVRGIVERMLVSSGRRLDMSSPFVDALLPDGSRLHCVIPAVTRSHFAVNIRKFVAKAHDLADMVALGSLTPQAAAFLDAAVASGLNVVVSGATGAGKTTFLRCLAQSVGPRERVVTIEEVFELDLGLRDVVAMQTRQANLEGTGEISMRRLVKEALRMRPTRIIVGEVREAEALDMLIALNSGLPGLASIHANSARDAVTKLCTLPLLAGENVSSRFVVPTVASSIDLVVHLDMLSDGRRRVREIAGLSGRVENEVIEVSDLFTLKDDKLVRGDGHPPHPDRFARAGHDLTRLMGGGRSV; encoded by the coding sequence CTGGACGCCGCCACCATCCTCGAGAGCGAGTCGCGCGAGCTCATCCGCCGTCGTGGTCTCGATGTGCACGGGGACCAGCTCGAGCCCTTGATCCGGGAGGTCGCCGCTGACTACGACCGTCGCGCCTCCTCCGGGTCGGTCCCCGTGGTGCGCGACCTGGACCCCCTCATTGCCGAGGTCGCCGCGCGGATCGGTGGGTTCGGCCCGCTGCAGGAGATGCTGGACGACCCCACGGTCGAGGAGATCTGGCTGAACTCGCCGAGCCAGGTATTCGTGGCGCGCAACGGCCGCAGTGAACTCACCCCGCTGGTGCTCACCGACGACGAGGTGCGCGGGATCGTGGAGCGGATGCTGGTGAGCTCCGGTCGGCGCCTGGACATGTCCAGTCCCTTCGTGGATGCCCTCCTGCCCGATGGATCTCGACTGCACTGCGTGATCCCCGCTGTGACCCGCTCCCATTTCGCGGTGAACATCAGGAAGTTCGTGGCCAAGGCGCACGACCTCGCAGACATGGTGGCACTCGGATCCCTCACGCCCCAGGCCGCAGCCTTCTTGGATGCCGCAGTCGCCTCTGGGCTCAACGTGGTGGTCAGCGGGGCGACAGGTGCCGGGAAGACAACCTTCCTGCGGTGCCTGGCCCAATCGGTGGGGCCCCGAGAACGTGTGGTCACCATCGAGGAGGTGTTCGAACTGGACCTGGGGCTGCGCGACGTGGTCGCGATGCAGACCCGTCAGGCGAACCTCGAGGGCACCGGCGAGATCTCCATGAGGCGTCTGGTCAAGGAAGCCCTGAGGATGCGGCCCACCCGCATCATAGTGGGGGAAGTCCGTGAGGCCGAGGCCCTCGACATGCTCATTGCTCTGAACAGCGGCTTGCCCGGTCTGGCGTCCATCCATGCCAACTCTGCCAGGGATGCCGTCACCAAACTGTGCACCCTCCCGCTGCTGGCCGGGGAGAACGTCTCCAGCCGGTTCGTTGTGCCCACCGTCGCCAGCTCCATCGACCTGGTCGTGCATCTGGACATGCTGAGCGATGGCCGTCGCCGGGTGCGGGAGATCGCCGGGCTCTCGGGTCGGGTCGAGAACGAGGTGATAGAGGTCTCGGACCTCTTCACGCTGAAGGACGACAAGCTCGTCCGCGGGGACGGACACCCGCCGCACCCGGACCGCTTCGCTCGGGCCGGTCATGATCTGACCCGTCTGATGGGCGGGGGCAGGTCGGTATGA
- a CDS encoding YihY/virulence factor BrkB family protein: MAASTDSSTEKKGSRLSKQTIVYMAKRVLTEFTRDGGTDQAAKLTYFMVLSIAPTLLAVFSLATLLLSDLKDQIAELITQAVASSAGAEEQGLGSLINDTLDSLMGSATGGTIALIIGIGTALWSASAYVKAYSRVSNLIYDIPEGRGFVKSTLTMLAITLGLILSLLIIAISVLLNQTLVDALLGPIAGTIGAGGLLTFLTESFLPIWAWVKWPVILLFMFAILSLLYWAAPNLKKPFRLISPGGVFAVVGIAIAAAAISIYMATLASYSSYGAIGSIMAVLFALWVINIVIIMGAEVDAEFERAMELEAGKPAEDSLTLPLRDDEAAKKQQEKYQGLVDDGRDIRLQNLHRDSESYVSEDARLTPKAGTQGGSSVPSEGEIDPETGRVGTKGASAAGQSNTGETTDSGPKGS, translated from the coding sequence ATGGCCGCCTCGACCGACAGCTCGACCGAGAAGAAGGGCTCTCGCCTGAGCAAGCAGACCATCGTGTACATGGCCAAGCGCGTGCTCACCGAGTTCACGCGCGACGGCGGCACGGACCAGGCCGCGAAGCTCACCTACTTCATGGTGCTGTCGATCGCGCCCACGCTCCTGGCCGTGTTCTCTCTGGCCACCCTGCTGCTGTCGGACCTGAAGGACCAGATCGCAGAGCTGATCACCCAGGCCGTCGCCTCGTCCGCCGGCGCGGAGGAACAGGGACTGGGCTCCCTGATCAATGACACCCTCGACTCCCTGATGGGCTCGGCCACCGGCGGCACGATCGCCCTGATCATCGGTATCGGCACCGCCCTGTGGTCGGCGTCGGCCTATGTGAAGGCCTACTCGCGGGTGTCCAACCTGATCTACGACATCCCCGAGGGCCGCGGGTTCGTGAAGTCGACCCTCACCATGCTGGCGATCACCCTGGGCCTGATCCTGAGCCTGCTGATCATCGCGATCTCGGTGCTGCTGAACCAGACCCTGGTGGACGCCCTGCTGGGCCCGATCGCCGGCACCATCGGTGCCGGTGGCCTGCTCACCTTCCTCACCGAGTCGTTCCTGCCGATCTGGGCCTGGGTGAAGTGGCCCGTGATCCTGCTGTTCATGTTCGCGATCCTCTCGCTGCTGTACTGGGCCGCCCCGAACCTCAAGAAGCCCTTCCGGCTGATCTCCCCCGGCGGCGTGTTCGCCGTCGTCGGCATCGCCATCGCCGCCGCTGCCATCTCGATCTACATGGCCACCCTGGCCAGCTACTCCAGCTACGGCGCGATCGGCAGCATCATGGCGGTGCTGTTCGCCCTGTGGGTGATCAACATCGTGATCATCATGGGTGCCGAGGTGGATGCGGAGTTCGAGCGGGCCATGGAGCTGGAGGCCGGCAAGCCCGCCGAGGACTCCCTCACCCTGCCGCTGCGGGACGACGAGGCCGCCAAGAAGCAGCAGGAGAAGTACCAGGGCCTGGTGGACGATGGCCGCGACATCCGCCTGCAGAACCTGCATCGCGACTCCGAGTCCTACGTCTCCGAGGACGCCCGCCTCACCCCGAAGGCCGGCACCCAGGGCGGTTCCTCCGTGCCCTCCGAGGGTGAGATCGACCCCGAGACCGGGCGCGTGGGCACCAAGGGGGCGAGCGCCGCGGGCCAGAGCAACACGGGTGAGACCACGGACTCCGGCCCCAAGGGTTCGTGA
- a CDS encoding sensor histidine kinase encodes MASLSKYVADSAGFTEKGAEWLQHLVGDWNLVSDLLRADLVLWIQREGKPTAVAHCRPATGSTVYYEDPVGLVLDEGEAPEIWDLLGGGAATRTARTVRREGREARGLVVPVRKNGVTLAALAVESPLQEGTLSDSAVKQEQLGTRLLRMLEQGAFPIEGAPIPPRRGAPRVGDGVVELDDQGVVQWASPNALSAFHRFGIDGDMAGITLAELSTEVLQTRVPVDESLPLVLMGRAAWRSDMQARGGTLSLRAVPLTENGQRIGAVILVRDVTELRRRERELITKDATIREVHHRVKNNLQTVAALLRLQSRRMKSDEAREALTEAMRRVSTIALVHEALLQGSQEAVYFDEVIDRCLRLAVDAASASVHRAGTPRLTDTQVEVRTERIGRAGSIRAEEATPLALVVTELATNAVEHGLSETGGTLTVRSDRTGSHLVINIEDDGVGMESATPSGLGTNIALTLVQGQLGGTLTWQNRLEGGTRATIEVYLDPIST; translated from the coding sequence ATGGCGAGCCTCTCCAAGTACGTTGCCGACTCCGCAGGTTTCACCGAGAAGGGAGCCGAGTGGCTCCAGCACCTCGTGGGTGACTGGAACCTGGTCTCGGACCTGCTGCGGGCAGACCTGGTGCTGTGGATCCAGCGCGAGGGCAAGCCCACGGCCGTGGCCCACTGCCGCCCCGCCACCGGCTCCACCGTCTACTACGAGGACCCGGTCGGTCTGGTGCTCGATGAGGGTGAGGCACCGGAGATCTGGGACCTGCTGGGCGGGGGAGCGGCCACCCGCACCGCCCGCACCGTCCGCCGCGAGGGCCGCGAGGCCCGAGGACTGGTGGTCCCCGTGCGGAAGAACGGCGTCACCCTGGCGGCCCTCGCCGTCGAGTCGCCCCTGCAGGAAGGCACTCTCTCGGACAGCGCGGTGAAGCAGGAGCAGCTCGGCACCCGGCTGCTGCGCATGCTCGAGCAGGGCGCGTTCCCCATCGAGGGAGCTCCGATCCCGCCGCGCCGCGGCGCACCCCGCGTGGGCGACGGTGTGGTGGAGCTCGATGACCAGGGCGTGGTCCAGTGGGCCTCACCCAACGCCCTCTCCGCCTTCCACCGCTTCGGCATCGACGGGGACATGGCCGGCATCACCCTGGCGGAGCTGTCCACCGAGGTGCTGCAGACCCGGGTACCGGTGGACGAGTCGTTGCCGCTGGTGCTCATGGGGCGCGCCGCATGGCGCTCGGACATGCAGGCCCGTGGCGGCACGCTGTCCCTCCGGGCGGTGCCCCTGACGGAGAACGGTCAGCGGATCGGTGCAGTGATCCTGGTGCGCGACGTCACCGAGCTGCGGCGCCGTGAGCGCGAGCTCATCACCAAGGACGCCACCATCCGCGAGGTCCACCACCGGGTGAAGAACAACCTGCAGACCGTGGCCGCGCTGCTGCGACTGCAGTCACGCCGGATGAAGAGTGACGAGGCACGTGAGGCCCTCACCGAGGCCATGCGACGTGTCTCCACGATCGCCCTGGTCCACGAGGCACTGCTGCAGGGGTCGCAGGAGGCGGTGTACTTCGACGAGGTGATCGATCGGTGCCTGCGGCTCGCGGTGGATGCCGCCAGCGCCTCCGTGCACCGCGCCGGCACACCCAGGCTCACCGACACCCAGGTCGAGGTGCGCACCGAGAGGATCGGGCGGGCAGGATCGATCCGTGCAGAGGAGGCGACCCCGCTGGCGCTGGTGGTCACCGAGCTGGCGACCAACGCCGTTGAGCACGGGCTGTCGGAGACAGGGGGCACCCTCACCGTTCGCAGTGACCGCACCGGCTCGCACCTCGTGATCAACATCGAGGACGACGGGGTGGGGATGGAGTCGGCCACGCCGAGCGGCCTGGGCACGAACATCGCACTGACCCTGGTGCAGGGTCAGCTGGGTGGGACGCTCACCTGGCAGAACCGGCTCGAGGGCGGGACCCGCGCCACGATCGAGGTGTACCTGGACCCGATCAGCACCTGA
- a CDS encoding SOS response-associated peptidase: MCGRFAFYQEIEPLIDDLDAVDLTDPGLRKRWNIPPTAPIHVVTESIDKETGEVVRALRVARWGLLPPFAKELSFSSRTFNARRETIVEKPSFRGSLARYRAIVPMDGYYEWVRGEDGKRKQPFFIAPADGSRLYMAALVSWWKGPGGHEGPAASDDGAFLLSTTIITREATGDLARIHDRTPVMLPRHQVDTWLDTSMDSKEAAAAWINDDSHLLEDSLLTVREVDPAVGKVGNEGPELLEPPQRLL, encoded by the coding sequence ATGTGCGGCCGCTTCGCCTTCTACCAGGAGATCGAGCCGCTGATCGACGACCTGGACGCGGTGGACCTCACCGATCCGGGGCTGCGCAAGCGCTGGAACATCCCTCCCACCGCTCCGATCCACGTGGTCACCGAGTCGATCGACAAGGAGACCGGTGAAGTGGTGCGCGCCCTGCGAGTGGCCCGATGGGGCCTGCTGCCGCCGTTCGCGAAGGAGCTCTCCTTCTCCTCGCGCACGTTCAACGCGAGGCGGGAGACCATCGTCGAGAAGCCCAGCTTCCGCGGCAGCCTCGCCCGCTACCGGGCGATCGTGCCGATGGACGGCTACTACGAGTGGGTGCGGGGCGAGGACGGCAAGCGCAAGCAGCCGTTCTTCATCGCCCCGGCCGACGGCTCCCGCCTGTACATGGCAGCCCTGGTCTCCTGGTGGAAGGGTCCGGGTGGCCACGAGGGTCCCGCGGCCAGTGACGACGGCGCGTTCCTGCTGAGCACCACCATCATCACTCGCGAGGCCACCGGTGACCTGGCGCGGATCCACGACCGCACCCCGGTGATGCTCCCGCGCCACCAGGTCGACACCTGGCTGGACACCTCGATGGACTCCAAGGAAGCGGCCGCCGCCTGGATCAACGACGACTCCCATCTGCTGGAGGACTCCCTGCTGACCGTGCGGGAGGTCGACCCGGCCGTGGGCAAGGTGGGCAACGAGGGGCCCGAGCTGCTCGAGCCGCCCCAGCGTCTGCTGTGA
- a CDS encoding type II secretion system F family protein — protein sequence MNAPGTIVAGTLLGLVLGVGLALIASRLPWLRHRDLAVRVDPYLRRDRGSALLDATVSRGRVRTVVEALLGPIAVRTIGLLERLTGGADQLERRLRLAGRRSSTDSFRIEQVVFGVAGLALGLVLGLAVVTLRDASPLLGLLIVVLGAVTGVLLRDYLLGVEIKRRAARMAREFPTVADLLALAVAAGESPISAMERVARSSTGALPEEFAATVAEIRAGAGVSQALASMGARSPLESLARFTEGVSIAIERGTPLAEVLRSQAQDAREVSKRQLMETAGQREVLMLIPVVFFVLPLVIVFAIFPGLAVLEITL from the coding sequence ATGAACGCGCCTGGAACCATCGTGGCAGGCACGCTGCTCGGGCTGGTGCTCGGCGTCGGGCTTGCGCTGATCGCGAGTCGGCTCCCGTGGCTTCGCCACCGGGATCTCGCCGTCCGGGTCGACCCGTACCTGCGCCGCGATCGCGGCAGCGCACTGCTGGATGCCACCGTCAGCCGAGGCAGGGTGCGCACTGTGGTGGAGGCGCTCCTGGGGCCGATCGCGGTACGCACCATCGGACTCCTGGAACGGCTGACCGGTGGTGCAGACCAGCTCGAAAGGCGGTTGAGGTTGGCCGGTCGGCGCTCCAGCACCGACTCCTTCCGGATCGAGCAAGTCGTCTTCGGGGTGGCTGGTCTGGCACTCGGCCTGGTGCTGGGACTTGCAGTCGTGACGCTGCGGGATGCGAGCCCACTGCTGGGTCTGCTGATCGTCGTCCTCGGCGCGGTGACCGGTGTCCTGCTGCGTGACTACCTCCTGGGCGTCGAGATCAAGAGGCGCGCAGCGCGGATGGCGCGAGAGTTCCCCACGGTCGCCGACCTGCTGGCTCTCGCGGTTGCAGCGGGGGAGAGCCCGATATCCGCCATGGAGAGGGTGGCACGCTCATCCACCGGTGCGCTGCCGGAGGAGTTCGCCGCGACGGTCGCGGAGATCCGCGCCGGAGCCGGTGTCTCGCAGGCACTGGCGAGTATGGGCGCCCGCTCCCCGCTTGAGTCGCTGGCCCGGTTCACCGAGGGGGTCTCGATCGCGATCGAGCGAGGCACACCCTTGGCAGAGGTACTGCGATCGCAGGCGCAGGACGCCCGAGAGGTGTCCAAGCGACAGCTCATGGAGACCGCCGGTCAAAGAGAAGTCCTCATGCTGATCCCGGTGGTGTTCTTCGTGCTGCCCCTGGTGATCGTGTTCGCCATCTTCCCTGGTCTCGCCGTCCTGGAGATCACGCTGTGA
- a CDS encoding response regulator, with the protein MSDTPATAPRPLRIALVDDQPLVRAGFSMVIDSQDDMEVVVQAADGVEAVDQLRARDVDVVLMDVRMPRMDGIEATSRILEQVPVERAPRIIVLTTFDLDEYVVAAIRAGASGFLLKDAQPEELLHAIRTIHRGDAVIAPSATRRLLERVISTPEPPERSTAALETLTEREREVLVLMGRGLSNQEIGAELFVAGATVKTHVGRVLSKLGARDRVQAVIIAFETGLVSPGS; encoded by the coding sequence GTGAGCGACACCCCGGCCACTGCCCCCCGACCTCTGCGGATCGCCCTGGTGGACGACCAGCCCTTGGTGCGTGCAGGGTTCTCCATGGTCATCGACTCCCAGGACGACATGGAGGTGGTGGTCCAGGCCGCCGATGGCGTCGAGGCCGTTGACCAGTTGCGGGCACGCGACGTGGACGTGGTGCTGATGGACGTGCGGATGCCGCGCATGGACGGCATCGAGGCCACCTCCCGCATCCTCGAGCAAGTTCCCGTCGAACGCGCGCCGCGGATCATCGTGCTGACCACGTTCGACCTCGACGAGTACGTGGTGGCGGCCATCCGCGCGGGCGCCAGCGGATTCCTGCTCAAGGACGCCCAGCCCGAGGAGCTCTTGCACGCGATCCGCACCATCCACCGGGGGGATGCGGTGATCGCACCGTCGGCCACCCGGCGACTGCTGGAGCGGGTGATCTCGACCCCGGAGCCGCCCGAGCGCAGCACCGCTGCACTGGAGACGCTCACCGAGCGGGAGCGCGAGGTGCTGGTGCTGATGGGCCGGGGCCTCTCGAACCAGGAGATCGGCGCGGAGCTGTTCGTCGCGGGGGCCACGGTGAAGACCCACGTGGGAAGAGTGCTCTCCAAGCTCGGCGCCCGCGACCGGGTCCAGGCGGTCATCATCGCCTTCGAGACCGGGCTGGTGAGCCCGGGGTCCTGA
- a CDS encoding WhiB family transcriptional regulator, with protein sequence MDWRHRAECLNHDPELFFPIGNTGPAITQIQEAKAVCQKCDVMTACLKFALETGQDSGVWGGLSEDERRSLKRRNARARRAG encoded by the coding sequence ATGGACTGGCGCCACCGTGCCGAGTGCCTCAACCATGATCCCGAGCTGTTCTTCCCGATCGGGAACACCGGACCGGCGATCACGCAGATCCAGGAGGCCAAGGCGGTGTGTCAGAAATGCGACGTCATGACCGCGTGCCTGAAGTTCGCCCTGGAGACCGGCCAGGACTCGGGTGTCTGGGGCGGCCTGTCCGAGGATGAGCGCCGCTCGCTGAAGCGCCGCAACGCCCGCGCTCGCCGCGCAGGCTGA
- a CDS encoding histidine kinase, giving the protein MGGAVPLLLILFTLFIGAVGWWLPFTLPMVAAGAICRTRPGWGVAVIGTLAVIHVAAGLMVVLGDVMTFYAMFCAVAYGSTRIHVAGIIAGIAGVITQTLSWTATTIASPYASAIEAFGVFVTLLVTGTISIVAVWALANLQRARVRQLALQRERAEQAVREREQRTALAVAEERARIAREMHDVVAHSLSVIIAQADGGRFIASQHPEKAADVLSTIGDTGRAALADMRSLLGVLRQDEHTTFGPQAGPSALPELIERVRAAGLPVQLELSEDLDDIPQALGMSLFRLVQEALTNVMKHAGEGARASVTIRRTAQTVEAEIIDDGRGSDPDSDGMGHGITGMRERVSVYGGELTAGPLPGRGFRVMATLPLQRTAPREHDRTDPHSPSRQFDPASPSADTTHLKEGALS; this is encoded by the coding sequence GTGGGGGGGGCCGTCCCCCTCCTGCTGATCCTGTTCACCCTGTTCATCGGTGCGGTCGGCTGGTGGCTGCCCTTCACCCTCCCGATGGTCGCCGCCGGCGCGATATGTCGCACCCGGCCGGGCTGGGGTGTGGCCGTCATCGGCACCCTCGCGGTAATCCACGTGGCCGCGGGCCTGATGGTGGTCCTGGGCGACGTCATGACCTTCTACGCCATGTTCTGCGCGGTGGCGTACGGTTCCACCCGCATCCATGTGGCCGGGATCATCGCCGGCATCGCCGGGGTGATCACCCAGACCCTGAGCTGGACCGCCACCACGATCGCCAGCCCCTACGCCTCGGCGATCGAGGCCTTCGGCGTCTTCGTCACCCTGCTGGTGACCGGCACCATCTCCATCGTGGCGGTGTGGGCACTGGCGAACCTGCAGCGCGCCCGGGTGCGGCAGCTCGCCCTGCAGCGGGAGCGGGCCGAGCAGGCCGTCCGCGAGCGCGAGCAGCGCACCGCCCTGGCCGTCGCCGAGGAGCGGGCACGCATCGCCCGGGAGATGCACGACGTGGTGGCCCACTCGCTGTCGGTGATCATCGCGCAGGCCGACGGTGGTCGCTTCATCGCCTCCCAGCATCCGGAGAAGGCGGCCGACGTGCTGAGCACCATCGGAGACACGGGCCGGGCAGCCCTGGCGGACATGCGTTCACTGCTGGGGGTGCTGCGGCAGGACGAGCACACCACCTTCGGTCCCCAGGCCGGCCCCTCCGCTCTGCCCGAACTGATCGAGCGGGTGCGTGCCGCGGGCCTGCCGGTTCAGCTCGAGCTGTCCGAGGACCTCGACGACATCCCTCAGGCCCTGGGCATGTCCCTGTTCCGCCTGGTGCAGGAGGCCCTCACCAACGTGATGAAGCACGCCGGCGAGGGGGCCCGCGCCTCCGTGACGATCCGTCGCACCGCACAGACGGTCGAGGCGGAGATCATCGACGACGGTCGCGGCTCCGACCCCGACTCCGACGGCATGGGCCACGGCATCACCGGCATGCGTGAGCGGGTGTCGGTGTACGGCGGTGAACTCACCGCGGGGCCCCTGCCCGGTCGCGGCTTCCGGGTGATGGCCACCCTGCCCCTGCAGCGGACCGCCCCGCGCGAGCACGACCGCACCGATCCGCACTCGCCCTCCCGACAGTTCGATCCTGCCTCCCCCTCTGCCGATACCACGCACCTGAAGGAAGGAGCCCTCTCGTGA
- a CDS encoding DUF2505 domain-containing protein, whose amino-acid sequence MRVHETLDLPLSAADAAAMYADPSYAEIRKNALGASSVTSTVDGDPSGAFTVRTEMSLPTDRVPEVARRFVGSSLTVREEQSWDAPAADGARSGRNRLDVVGMPAGMVASIRLTPAGEAASTLEIDGDLTAKVPLIGGRLEKAAAPYISQVLRVEQKAVATYRDQQA is encoded by the coding sequence ATGCGAGTCCACGAAACCCTTGACCTGCCCCTGTCCGCTGCCGACGCAGCCGCGATGTATGCCGATCCGTCCTATGCGGAGATCCGCAAGAACGCCCTGGGTGCCAGCAGCGTGACCTCCACGGTGGACGGAGACCCTTCAGGGGCGTTCACCGTGCGCACCGAGATGTCGCTTCCCACGGACCGGGTTCCGGAGGTGGCCAGGCGTTTCGTCGGCTCCAGCCTCACGGTCCGCGAGGAGCAGAGCTGGGACGCCCCCGCTGCCGATGGTGCACGCAGCGGCCGCAACCGTCTGGACGTGGTGGGCATGCCGGCCGGTATGGTGGCCTCGATCCGGCTCACCCCTGCCGGTGAAGCAGCCAGCACGCTCGAGATCGACGGGGATCTGACCGCCAAGGTGCCGCTGATCGGGGGCCGCCTGGAGAAGGCGGCGGCGCCGTACATCTCGCAGGTGCTGCGGGTGGAGCAGAAGGCCGTTGCCACGTACCGCGACCAGCAGGCGTGA
- a CDS encoding DUF6912 family protein, whose amino-acid sequence MRIYLPLADEDRPALLSARREIDLPAGREAWAVTAEARADRPGEDIEDLEYDAVQDAVHVALQAVEPDARALVMAADVADKALEGATSTGGAYGVRLVSGARAVIASFHVTEQDARTAEQDDTDPALLWFDASEGPSALAQLDRPGV is encoded by the coding sequence ATGCGCATCTATCTGCCCCTGGCCGATGAGGATCGACCCGCCCTGCTCTCAGCCCGTCGGGAGATCGACCTCCCAGCGGGGCGCGAGGCATGGGCGGTCACCGCCGAAGCCAGGGCCGACCGCCCCGGCGAGGACATCGAGGACCTCGAGTACGACGCCGTCCAGGACGCCGTGCACGTCGCGCTGCAGGCAGTCGAGCCCGATGCCCGGGCGCTGGTGATGGCCGCGGATGTGGCCGACAAGGCACTCGAGGGCGCGACCAGTACCGGCGGGGCCTACGGTGTCCGGCTGGTCAGCGGTGCCCGGGCCGTGATCGCCAGCTTCCACGTCACCGAGCAGGACGCCCGCACAGCAGAACAGGACGACACCGACCCGGCCCTGCTGTGGTTCGACGCGTCCGAGGGACCCAGCGCACTGGCGCAGCTGGACCGCCCCGGCGTGTGA